The window TACAATgcatagtaaaaatttatgaatgcatttaaaatgtaaataaaactTCCTTTCTAGAACGAtaacatcattttttaatgGTCCACAAAAAACACACAAAAACAAATGGCTATCGGTAACTTTTGGGCAGAATTATAGCATTAAATGAGGCGAGAATTCATAATCACGTGAAAGCAAGAATATTGTACAAGAAAATACAGATAACTTTATTCCCATTGATTGATTGGCAATCAGGTTCATTTAATGGGAAACTGATGGTAAAGTTTTGATTAAAGCGAATAAATACCAAATAAAGTTCGTTTCGGATTATCAAAATGTTCACTGTACGTTCAATTTTCCATTAGTCTAACGATTCAATTAACtagtatgataaaattaaattaaattatctatattgtattattgtattaaataCCGCAGTTGATTTCAGGAAAAAGGTACAAGACAACGTAAACAGCAACGGCAACAAGAAGAACACCTCGCAAATATTCTTGAAGAATTCAGTAATTCACAATCTTAGGATATTAATTATCTATAATAattgttacaaataaaatttaattacctcTTCTTACTCTTCTGCAGGAAacgaatattattatttatttattttcaataaaaatttgatctttttaattaaaagaaatattcgtAATAAGGGTACGTGTATTTGCGAGATTAGACCTTGtggattttgtaaataaatacacTAACAACATGTATTACAGTACATATTacgatattatataataatattttttttaaaaaattatttacaatttaaagaaaaaaaattttttacaaatttacaatCACAACAAATTATCACCCAAGAATTTACAACGTTATGATTTACTCATAATATTATGGAATCTGATATAACATCCATAGCATCGTAAAATTGACCGGATCTTGAATCATTGATATCGTATGTACTGAACGAACTGATTTCgatatctttaataattaaaaaagaatcattaatcgttataatttattaaatgaaatataacaTCTTATTATTTACCCTTTAAAAGTcttataaaagatttattttcttGACTAAGATAGATCATTGTTAAGAGTATAAATAATGTTACGGTTGAAAGAAAATATCTGGTctttaatttaaacattttttttttcgaaagaaatgaaataaatgagatgatttcttaaatttctctattttaaataaaactactGTCGGTGTGCACGTTTAATTTATAAGGCTTGTGCACAAAGCCATTTTAAGAAAATCCCACACACACAAGCCTTAAAACCGGTGCATCTTTTTTATCTAAGCCTCtatgaaaaatcattatatcattatcACTAATATTTAGTGCaatcataatattgtaatattaatcatATCATATGAAAAATCGTTAATCACTTTTTTACCGGTGAAATGTAACTTTAGTTCCGGTGTTATTTTGTGCAAATTTTTAGGTATCATTTAgccataaataatttttaacggATTTGAAATTCCAGTATTTCATGTTTAGTGAATGGTGcctattaaaatcaattataatttttaatgaattccTTTTTAAGGACGAAATTATCCTAATAGATTTAAAGTAAAACTTTCCATCAACGTATTATGATGTATTTCAAATTATCTTaactatttctaaaaaaaagtttcggaTTTTGGACGGTTTCTCCAATTCCGGCATTTTGAAATCTGCAAATCAGATTCTTTATATTCTCTAATgcaaatcatgtgattaattaagtgttaattttgatttttgattatcTGTTATCAAATCTTTTTTGTTCGCGTAATGTCGACAGgtaattaagtaaaaattattcttattataattttatattaacctTTTCTCGTTTTAGATAAGCTTTATGTTTTGGTTGTTGGTTCCGGAGGTCGCGAACATGCTATTGCTTGGAATTTATCTCGTTCTTCTCGGGTAGAACGAATTTATGTAGCGCCAGGTTTGTAGACTGTATTTTTTAACGGTGTTTGTTTCTTTTAGAAAAtctgttaataaattatcctTTAATGCTTCTCAGGAAATGGAGGCACAGAAAGTGGTATTGACAAAGTATCTAATATCAACATTGGCGTTAGCGACTTTTTTTCCCTGACAAAATTTGCGCAGGAAAATAacgtatgaattttattttattttttttttcttgttttgtGATGAAGTTTGTAAttgatcattttattttacagatCAATTTGGTTATACCAGGTCCTGAACAACCACTTGTTGATGGCATCGAGTCAGCCTTTAAGAAGAGTAAGTTTAATTGACATTATAATactttgattaaataatctaaacaaaataaaaactcTCGGgttatcatcaattttttgaaatagttGGAATTCCATGTTTTGGACCTTCATCTAAGGCTGCTATGATGGAAGGATCGAAGACATTTGCAAAGGATTTTATGAAAAGACATCAAATTCCAACGGCAACTTATGAGGTTATTTTAGATCAAATGATCCTTTTATGcgtcattaattaaattgtattctcatgttaatttatttgtagaaTTTTTCAGATTACGGAAAGGCAAAGGCTTATTTGGAATCAGTATCTCATAAAGTTGTcttaaaggtaaaaaaaaaatggttcttcaacctaaaaatattcattaatatataaagtttttttttttcgttctcaAGGCTTCGGGTCTTGCTGGTGGTAAGGGAGTCCTAATTCCTGCCGATAAACAAGAAGCATTGTTTGCATTGAAAGAAATAATGGTTGATAAAGTATTTGGATCAGCGGGTAATGAAGTAGTTATTGAGGAATTTCTTGAAGGTCAAGAATTAAGTATATTAGCATTCTCGGATGGTTATACAATTGTCCCTCTTCCTCCTGCTCAGGATCATAAACGTATTTTTGATGGTGATCAAGTGATTATTCCCGTTTTATcttcaaaaaatttgtatataaatatcttttaattcttttttttcgtggaattatttttgtaggGGCCAAATACTGGTGGAATGGGATGTTATTGTCCAACTCCTATCGCTATTCCTGAACTTATTGCTCAAATTAAAAATGAGATCCTACAGCCTACTATAGATGGCATGCGACGTGATGGTATATCTTTATTTTGGTAATACCTAGAATTTTATGAGAAttcatttatgaataaaaattttttttttttaggtttcccATTTGTTGGTATGCTTTTTACTGGGCTCATGATAACAAGTTCCGGGCCTAAAGTGTTGGAATATAACGTACGATTTGGAGATCCAGAGACTGAAGTTGTCTTACCACTTTTAAGTGATAAATCGGATTTGGCAGAAATTATATTGGTAATATTGATTCTTTTAacaatcaattaaattattagattttaaccTGTACTCTAATCATAGGCTTGTGTTGAGAGACGATTAGACTCagtaaatattgaaattaagCCGGGTTTTGCGGCTACTGTAGTTATTGCCTCTGACGGATATCCCGGAAGTTATCTcaaaggaaaagaaattacTTTTAATGATGTTCCttctggtaaaaaaataattttctctaGTGCAGTTCATTTttgtcaataataatataaaaaaaaaaaagaattcatcatttaattattcagATACGATAATTTTTCATGCTGGTACGAGCATTAAAGAAGGGAAACTTGTCACATCTGGTGGTCGCGTACTTGCAGTGACGGGTGTGGCGTCTACATTAAGAAATGCTGTTGATAAAGCATATGAATGTGTAAAGTCTATCAGTTTtgataaaatgtattttagaAAAGATATCGCTCACCGGTATAGAAATTTAGATTGATTCTATCCCATTTATGGTTTACGTACatatacttataattttttaattagtgcCTTTGCGTATTTATCCCAGCAACCTGCCAAGGATAATGTAATGACGTACGCGTCTGCCGGCGTTTCTATTGATTCTGGCAATCTTcttgttaaaaatatcaaatcatATGTGAAAAGTACTCAACGTCCAGGTTCTGATTGTGAAATAGGAGGCTTCGGTGGATTGTTTGATTTGAAAGCCGCTGGATTTAATGACCCAATTTTGGTATCTACTACCGATGGGGTGGGAACTAAGTTAAAAATAGCTCAGGCAATGAATTTACATGATACTATCGGTAAGTAGTTTTTGGATGTgtagataaataataattattaatattattaattctattattttaatcatttaggCATTGATCTTGTCGCTATGAACGTAAATGATCTTATCGTGCAGGGCGCGGAACCATTACTTTTCCTTGATTATTATGCATGCGGTAAATTAGAAGTTGAGGTCGCACAAAATGTAGTGAAAGGAATTGCTGATGGGTGTCTTGAATCTGGATGTGCTTTAATTGGTGGCGAAACTTCAGAGATGCCCGGTGTATATAATAATGGTGAAATTTACTCTAGCGTATTGAACTAATTATCTTGTCAAATtcttattaaacatttttttttttttaggcgaaTATGATTTGGCAGGATTTGCAACGGGAGCGGTAGAACGTAAAAATGTCCTTCCGCGCATATCTGATATAAAAGTCGATGATGTTTTAATAGGAATCACATCATCCGGTTTACATTCCAACGGATTTTCGTTAGTCcgtaaaatcatcaataagTACAACCTTGAATATAAATCACCATGTCCATGGGATTCAACAATTTCATTAGGTGAAAGCCTTCTCACACcaacaaaaatttatgttaaacaATTGCTACCTGTTGTCAAGGAGGGACTTGTAAAAGCAATGGCACATATTACGGGTGGAGGGTTTATAGATAATATACCGAGAATTTTGCCTAAAGATCTTGGAGTTTCCATAGATTCAAACGTTTGGGAATTACCAAAAGTATTTAAATGGTtgaaagaaaatggaaatatacCTTCAGGTAAGATAAGTgcttttgaaatatttaattaaatttgacaAATTGATAAATTCTCAATACTTCTAATATCTCATAATCCAATAGATGAATTGTTTCGAACATTTAATTGTGGAATTGGAATGGTGTTAGTAGTTTCATCTGATAATGAAATAAgagttaaaaaattacttcaaCAATACGAATCGAATGTTTATACAATTGGACGGGTTGTAACGAAGCaaacaaataatgataaacaCGTTGTAATTAAAGggatttaacaaataattttgatttaaattttaatgactATAAAACTATATGTGATTATAAtgtgatataataaaatatataagacacggaagaaaaattattaatgtattttccaagttatatttacaaatataatattatgcaattaaattttatttatttttttttttatgattagctattaatgaaaatatttttttttttggttgatGATTTATGAAAACGGATGAATGTGATTATATATGTGtgtataaaaaagattatatatgtatatctCTAATgataacaattaattttatattcccattattaaaattataaactcaaaaattattattaatattatccaTTGAGAGGACGACCGTATTCTTATAGCAGCatttgatttaaaagaaacatCCATTCCTAGGGAATTGCAACTGCCAGCATCACCATAGGTTGagataatttttgaatcagGGCATCTAAAACCAAAACTGGCAGGACAAGATCTAGTTAAATTATAACACAGATCAACACAAGGAGCTAATTCCATATAAGGTTGATTAATGTTCATGGACTGGTCAGAAATTTTTATACGAGGTCGGTCCCTTAATTTACCATTATTTGAATCTTCACTGGCACAACGTGGAATTGTTATAGCGcaaatccaatttttataaGCTTCTTTACAATCATTACAATTTctaattaatgaatattttgattcaGTGTCATTACAAGGATATTGATCTATTGTTaaagtgaaattattaaaatatgatttagcAAGATTATCATATCCAATTGCTAACTCTGCTTCAGTATTTTTAGAAACTGTTTTTGGTACAGAATA of the Rhizophagus irregularis chromosome 3, complete sequence genome contains:
- a CDS encoding Bifunctional purine biosynthetic protein ade1; the protein is MSTDKLYVLVVGSGGREHAIAWNLSRSSRVERIYVAPGNGGTESGIDKVSNINIGVSDFFSLTKFAQENNINLVIPGPEQPLVDGIESAFKKIGIPCFGPSSKAAMMEGSKTFAKDFMKRHQIPTATYENFSDYGKAKAYLESVSHKVVLKASGLAGGKGVLIPADKQEALFALKEIMVDKVFGSAGNEVVIEEFLEGQELSILAFSDGYTIVPLPPAQDHKRIFDGDQGPNTGGMGCYCPTPIAIPELIAQIKNEILQPTIDGMRRDGFPFVGMLFTGLMITSSGPKVLEYNVRFGDPETEVVLPLLSDKSDLAEIILACVERRLDSVNIEIKPGFAATVVIASDGYPGSYLKGKEITFNDVPSDTIIFHAGTSIKEGKLVTSGGRVLAVTGVASTLRNAVDKAYECVKSISFDKMYFRKDIAHRAFAYLSQQPAKDNVMTYASAGVSIDSGNLLVKNIKSYVKSTQRPGSDCEIGGFGGLFDLKAAGFNDPILVSTTDGVGTKLKIAQAMNLHDTIGIDLVAMNVNDLIVQGAEPLLFLDYYACGKLEVEVAQNVVKGIADGCLESGCALIGGETSEMPGVYNNGEYDLAGFATGAVERKNVLPRISDIKVDDVLIGITSSGLHSNGFSLVRKIINKYNLEYKSPCPWDSTISLGESLLTPTKIYVKQLLPVVKEGLVKAMAHITGGGFIDNIPRILPKDLGVSIDSNVWELPKVFKWLKENGNIPSDELFRTFNCGIGMVLVVSSDNEIRVKKLLQQYESNVYTIGRVVTKQTNNDKHVVIKGI